The following are from one region of the Planctomycetota bacterium genome:
- the folE2 gene encoding GTP cyclohydrolase FolE2 has product MPDVQSSDDLRNVAIDRVGVKDITYPIILRTRDGGTQATVAKISMYVALPHYQKGTHMSRFLEVLNDHAAEPVTPDRIPEITRAICGRLNAEVAHFEARFTYFIKKPAPVTGQIGLMDYEVTFECTANGEDDFIMGVAAPATSLCPCSKEISKYGAHNQRCRIEAKVRLNGMMWIEDLVELLERAASCPVFAVLKRPDEKWVTEKAFENPKFVEDIVRDLALGLESDERVRWFSINSENFESIHNHNAYAQITRATRR; this is encoded by the coding sequence ATGCCCGACGTGCAATCGTCCGACGACCTGCGCAATGTCGCCATCGACCGCGTGGGCGTGAAGGACATCACCTACCCGATCATCCTCCGCACGCGCGACGGCGGCACGCAGGCCACCGTCGCGAAGATCAGCATGTACGTTGCGCTCCCGCACTACCAGAAGGGGACGCACATGTCCCGCTTCCTGGAGGTGCTGAACGATCACGCGGCCGAGCCCGTGACGCCCGACCGCATCCCGGAGATCACGCGCGCGATCTGCGGCAGGCTCAACGCCGAGGTCGCGCACTTCGAGGCCCGGTTCACGTACTTCATCAAGAAGCCCGCCCCGGTGACGGGCCAGATCGGCCTGATGGACTACGAGGTCACGTTCGAGTGCACCGCGAACGGGGAAGACGATTTCATCATGGGGGTCGCCGCCCCCGCCACGAGCCTGTGCCCGTGCTCGAAGGAGATCAGCAAGTACGGCGCGCACAACCAGCGCTGCCGCATCGAGGCGAAGGTGCGGCTGAACGGGATGATGTGGATCGAGGACCTGGTAGAGTTGCTGGAGCGAGCGGCGAGCTGCCCGGTCTTCGCGGTCCTCAAGCGCCCCGACGAAAAGTGGGTGACCGAGAAGGCCTTCGAGAACCCCAAGTTCGTCGAAGACATCGTGCGCGACCTGGCCCTGGGGCTGGAGTCCGACGAGCGGGTCCGCTGGTTCTCGATCAACTCGGAGAACTTCGAGTCGATCCACAACCACAACGCCTACGCGCAGATCACCCGGGCGACGCGGCGCTGA
- a CDS encoding penicillin-binding transpeptidase domain-containing protein — MSLKVLIPSMFQRRVLLLGVLFVLSLSPLAAQLVRLTLAQGADLRLAAEARLTRSQETPTVRGRIVDRKGRVLAQDRPRFDLAVDYRVIDGTWATDQARRAAARAAGSAWGSLSRDQRQAMVDVYVPVYRVHLDRAWDRLAEVGGVSRAQLDRARDGVIAMVTRRQDAVTAARLEQERARVAASGRTPTARDERAMRRRAEAPILEKERAHVVIARVDDERGFRAIGVSEEQVELELPLADDRLSEARRLPVDIVPTVPGLSVRDSGERDYPNENVRVRIDRTTLPRPVASDEPLEIEVSGVACHILGTLRDTVFQSAAGDPASGTVDVLGDADRRREYLKARPEVAERARRGLGGDRGSYRDGDRIGAWGLEHTYENELRGLRGVRTTRVDTGEREFVPPEPGRDVRLTIDVDFQARVQALLDPRLGLARVQDWHKQESPTQPVGSDLAGAAVVLDVDTGDILALVSTPTYTREEWETQRERLAADLVGTPLVNRATGKYYTPGSIVKPLILVEAVARGKYDVSQAIACTGHLYERSPNAYRCWIYKRFQTTHSATLGHDPGAEEAIMVSCNIFFFTLGRRLGPEGVITAFRDFGVGSTFGLGVGGEAPGALGFDAAHPLLGIETGDATQMGIGQGPVTWTPLHAANAYATLARDGVWVQPRIVVGAARPEPRDLGLDPRAVRAAIEGLRASVGEHQGTGNHIATGNGEEPIFNVPGVRVWGKTGTAQAPRIFTRGEPRELLEEGDHSWFVVLAGRDRPRYAIAVVIDFGGSGGKVSGPIANQIIHALVAEGYL; from the coding sequence GTGTCGCTCAAAGTCCTCATTCCCAGCATGTTCCAGCGAAGGGTGCTCCTGCTCGGGGTGCTCTTCGTGCTGTCGCTGTCGCCGCTGGCGGCCCAGTTGGTCCGCCTCACGCTGGCGCAGGGCGCGGACCTGCGGCTGGCCGCCGAGGCGCGGCTGACACGCAGCCAGGAGACCCCGACGGTCCGCGGTCGGATCGTCGACCGCAAAGGGCGGGTGCTCGCCCAGGACCGTCCACGGTTCGACCTCGCGGTCGACTACCGGGTCATCGACGGGACGTGGGCGACGGACCAGGCCCGTCGGGCGGCGGCCCGGGCGGCTGGGTCCGCGTGGGGCAGCCTGAGCCGCGACCAGCGCCAGGCGATGGTCGACGTGTACGTGCCCGTGTACCGGGTGCATCTCGACCGCGCGTGGGACCGGCTGGCGGAGGTGGGGGGCGTGTCGCGTGCGCAGCTCGACCGGGCGCGCGACGGGGTGATCGCGATGGTGACGCGCCGGCAGGACGCCGTCACCGCCGCCCGGCTCGAACAGGAACGCGCGCGAGTGGCGGCGTCGGGGCGGACGCCGACGGCGCGTGACGAGCGGGCGATGCGCCGGCGTGCGGAAGCGCCGATCCTGGAGAAGGAGCGCGCGCACGTGGTCATCGCGCGTGTCGACGACGAGCGGGGCTTCCGGGCGATCGGCGTGAGCGAAGAGCAGGTCGAACTGGAACTGCCGCTGGCGGACGATCGCCTGAGCGAGGCGCGCCGGCTGCCGGTGGACATCGTGCCGACGGTGCCGGGGCTGTCGGTGCGCGACAGCGGCGAGCGCGACTATCCCAACGAGAACGTGCGCGTGCGGATCGACCGGACGACGCTGCCCAGGCCGGTGGCGTCGGACGAGCCGCTGGAGATCGAGGTTTCGGGCGTGGCGTGCCATATTCTGGGAACGCTGCGCGACACGGTGTTCCAGAGCGCCGCGGGCGATCCGGCGTCGGGCACGGTGGACGTGCTGGGCGACGCGGACCGGCGGCGCGAGTACTTGAAGGCCCGGCCGGAGGTGGCCGAGCGTGCGCGGCGCGGGCTGGGCGGCGACCGCGGGTCGTACCGCGACGGGGACCGGATCGGCGCGTGGGGGCTCGAGCACACGTACGAGAACGAGCTGCGCGGGCTGCGGGGCGTGCGGACGACGCGCGTCGACACCGGGGAGCGGGAGTTCGTGCCCCCCGAGCCGGGGCGCGACGTGCGGCTCACGATCGACGTGGATTTTCAGGCGCGGGTGCAGGCGCTGCTGGACCCGCGTCTGGGGCTGGCGCGCGTGCAGGACTGGCACAAGCAGGAGAGCCCGACGCAGCCGGTGGGGTCGGACCTCGCCGGGGCCGCGGTCGTGCTCGATGTGGATACGGGCGACATCCTGGCGCTGGTCTCGACGCCGACGTACACGCGCGAGGAGTGGGAGACGCAGCGCGAGCGTCTGGCGGCGGACCTGGTCGGCACGCCGCTGGTGAACCGGGCGACGGGGAAGTACTACACGCCCGGGTCGATCGTGAAGCCGCTGATCCTGGTAGAGGCGGTGGCGCGCGGGAAGTACGACGTCTCGCAGGCGATCGCGTGCACCGGGCACCTGTACGAGCGCTCGCCCAACGCGTACCGCTGCTGGATCTACAAGCGGTTCCAGACGACGCACTCGGCGACGCTGGGGCACGACCCCGGGGCCGAGGAAGCGATCATGGTGTCGTGCAACATCTTCTTCTTCACGCTGGGGCGTCGGCTGGGCCCGGAGGGCGTCATCACCGCGTTCCGCGACTTCGGGGTCGGGAGCACGTTCGGGCTGGGCGTGGGGGGCGAAGCGCCCGGCGCGCTGGGGTTCGACGCGGCGCACCCCCTGCTGGGGATCGAGACGGGCGACGCGACGCAGATGGGGATCGGCCAGGGCCCGGTGACGTGGACGCCCCTGCACGCGGCGAACGCGTACGCGACGCTGGCGCGCGACGGGGTGTGGGTGCAGCCGCGGATCGTCGTGGGCGCGGCGCGTCCCGAGCCGCGCGACCTGGGGCTGGACCCGCGCGCCGTCCGGGCGGCGATCGAGGGCCTGCGCGCGAGCGTGGGCGAGCACCAGGGGACGGGCAACCACATCGCGACGGGGAACGGCGAAGAGCCGATCTTCAACGTGCCGGGCGTGCGGGTGTGGGGCAAGACGGGCACGGCGCAGGCGCCGCGGATCTTCACGCGGGGCGAGCCGCGCGAACTGCTGGAAGAGGGCGACCACTCGTGGTTCGTGGTGCTGGCGGGTCGAGACCGCCCGCGCTACGCGATCGCGGTGGTGATCGACTTCGGGGGGAGCGGGGGAAAGGTGTCGGGGCCGATCGCCAACCAGATCATCCATGCCCTCGTCGCGGAGGGATACCTGTGA
- a CDS encoding FtsW/RodA/SpoVE family cell cycle protein: MSFVHTNQAVLRPGVRVRPVLGAAARAGPAWLTVGASLGLSLVGLHAIDVGAGVADRALFELGPLAMRQGVFVGAGALAALAIILPNYRLLGYASWVLFGLALALLVVLLLPFVPAFLVRPRNGARSWIDLGPVDLQPSELMKIAWVMALAWYLRYKGNHRTLRGLLPPALITALPVGLIVLQPDLGTACLFIPALFAVLVAAGAKLWHLGLIVLLAALAAPAAYPMLLPHQKARLAGLVMQMQGDESADQDINMQSATAKRLAGAGGLAGAGQHMSRVLVRYNALPERHNDMVFAVVVNRFGLGGGLGVLALYALWAVGALWTAALCREPFGRLVPVGLAAFVGAQAFINIGMNLGLLPIIGITLPFVSHGGSSMVTSWLMTGLVWSIALRRPRVTVRKSFEWDED, encoded by the coding sequence GTGTCGTTCGTGCACACCAATCAGGCGGTGCTCCGCCCGGGCGTGCGGGTGCGCCCGGTGCTCGGGGCGGCGGCCCGTGCCGGGCCCGCGTGGCTCACCGTCGGCGCGTCGCTGGGGCTGTCGCTGGTCGGGCTGCACGCGATCGACGTCGGGGCGGGCGTCGCGGATCGCGCGCTGTTCGAACTGGGCCCGCTGGCGATGCGCCAGGGCGTGTTCGTGGGCGCGGGCGCGCTCGCCGCCCTCGCGATCATCCTTCCGAACTACCGGCTGCTCGGATACGCGTCGTGGGTGCTGTTCGGCCTGGCGCTCGCGCTGCTCGTGGTGCTGCTCCTGCCCTTCGTGCCCGCGTTCCTGGTCCGCCCGCGCAACGGGGCGCGGAGCTGGATCGACCTGGGGCCGGTCGACCTGCAGCCCAGCGAACTCATGAAGATCGCGTGGGTCATGGCGCTCGCGTGGTATCTCCGCTACAAGGGAAACCATCGCACGCTGCGCGGGCTGCTGCCCCCGGCGCTCATCACGGCGTTGCCCGTGGGGCTCATCGTGCTCCAGCCCGACCTCGGCACGGCGTGCCTGTTCATCCCCGCGTTGTTCGCCGTCCTCGTCGCCGCCGGCGCCAAGCTCTGGCACCTCGGGCTCATCGTGCTGCTCGCGGCGCTCGCCGCCCCGGCGGCGTACCCGATGCTGCTGCCCCACCAGAAGGCGCGCCTGGCGGGGCTGGTCATGCAGATGCAGGGCGACGAGAGCGCCGACCAGGACATCAACATGCAGTCCGCGACCGCCAAGCGCCTCGCCGGGGCGGGCGGGCTGGCGGGCGCGGGCCAGCACATGTCGCGCGTGCTCGTGCGGTACAACGCGCTGCCCGAGCGGCACAACGACATGGTCTTTGCCGTCGTCGTCAACCGCTTCGGGCTGGGCGGGGGCCTGGGCGTCCTGGCGCTCTATGCGCTGTGGGCGGTCGGCGCCCTGTGGACCGCCGCCCTCTGCCGCGAGCCGTTCGGCAGGCTCGTGCCCGTCGGGCTGGCGGCGTTCGTCGGCGCGCAAGCGTTCATCAACATCGGGATGAATCTCGGGCTGCTCCCGATCATCGGCATCACGCTCCCGTTCGTCAGCCACGGCGGCTCGAGCATGGTCACGTCCTGGCTCATGACCGGGCTCGTGTGGTCGATCGCGCTGCGCCGCCCCCGCGTCACGGTGCGCAAGAGCTTCGAGTGGGACGAGGACTAG